A section of the Humulus lupulus chromosome 2, drHumLupu1.1, whole genome shotgun sequence genome encodes:
- the LOC133817782 gene encoding proline-rich receptor-like protein kinase PERK8: MASTSPSPNSSPPSAAVPPASTSSPVTPSTTSPPPSSSSQPDQTSDTPTTPNAPTTSATPPPQSPPAVPAAPPPSLPQSPPPDSPPPSSPAAPPPSTPASPPPSPPVSTAPPPATPASPPPSPPTTTAPPPAVASPPPPIDSSLPPPSTDSPPPEDPPSPPAPTTPTRPAVSPSPPPPATVPDPPSSDSPPPPAAKSPEKSPPSPDVPSKSPPPTPETTLSPPPPSAPSVPSSSSPSPTSHPALPNSTAPTLPVLPTQKPTAKPTDGNVTANATSSDGGLKTGGAVAVGVIVGFVVLSFVVMAVWFVRKKKKRERINVGYATPSPFASSQNSDSLFLRPHSPAPLMGTNSNSEYMYAPSEGGVNNSKSFFLYEELLQATNGFSAKNLLGEGGFGCVYKGVLVDGREVAVKQLKIGGGQGEREFRAEVEIISRVHHRHLVSLVGYCISDHQRLLVYDYVPNDTLHYNLHGEGRPVMSWEMRVKVAAGAARGIAYLHEDCHPRIIHRDIKSSNILLDNNYEAQVADFGLAKLALDSNTHVTTRVMGTFGYMAPEYATSGKLTEKSDVYSFGVVLLELITGRKPVDGSQPLGDESLVEWARPLLTQALDTNNFEELVDSRLEQNYKDIELFRMIEAAAACVRHSATKRPRMGQVVRALDSMDDISDLNNGVKPGQSEVYDSAQQSAQIRMFQRMAFGSQDYSTDFFDRSHSSWGSREHRDRSRTQSQSSFGSRENRDQTQRSWAGREHDNGSRSTTIDMNRSGVWNH, translated from the exons ATGGCTTCAACATCACCATCTCCAAACTCTTCGCCGCCTTCTGCGGCGGTTCCACCAGCTTCCACTTCTTCACCGGTGACTCCATCAACGACGTCTCCGCCTCCTTCTTCTTCATCTCAGCCCGATCAGACTTCAGATACCCCTACAACTCCGAATGCTCCTACTACCTCGGCAACGCCGCCTCCTCAATCTCCTCCGGCGGTTCCCGCAGCTCCTCCTCCGTCACTGCCACAGTCACCACCACCGGATTCGCCACCGCCATCCTCCCCTGCTGCACCGCCACCTTCAACTCCGGCTTCGCCTCCCCCTTCACCTCCTGTGTCAACGGCGCCTCCACCTGCTACACCGGCATCGCCACCGCCTTCACcccctactactactgctcctcctccagcTGTTGCTTCACCGCCACCTCCAATTGATTCATCGCTGCCTCCTCCATCCACTGATTCTCCTCCTCCAGAAGATCCCCCAAGCCCTCCGGCTCCGACTACGCCTACTCGCCCAGCTGTTTCACCTTCCCCACCTCCTCCAGCAACTGTCCCGGATCCTCCTTCATCAGATTCTCCTCCTCCGCCAGCTGCCAAGTCACCGGAGAAGTCTCCTCCGTCCCCTGATGTTCCTTCTAAATCTCCTCCTCCTACCCCAGAGACCACATTGTCACCACCTCCTCCTTCAGCTCCTTCGGTTCCTTCATCCTCttcaccctccccaacatctCATCCTGCTCTGCCTAATAGCACTGCCCCGACATTGCCTGTTCTCCCAACACAAAAGCCTACTGCCAAACCAACTGATGGTAATGTAACTGCAAATGCTACGTCTAGTGATGGAGGGCTTAAAACTGGAGGAGCTGTTGCTGTTGGTGTTATAGTTGGGTTTGTGGTGCTCAGTTTCGTTGTCATGGCTGTGTGGTTtgtaaggaagaagaagaagagagaaagaatAAATGTTGGTTATGCCACACCTTCTCCATTTGCCTCCTCCCAAAATTCAG ATTCATTATTTCTAAGGCCGCATTCTCCAGCTCCCCTTATGGGAACCAACTCTAATAGTGAGTATATGTATGCGCCTTCAGAAGGGGGGGTAAATAATTCAAAATCGTTTTTCTTATACGAGGAATTACTTCAGGCCACAAATGGCTTTTCAGCAAAGAATCTTTTAGGCGAAGGTGGATTTGGTTGTGTCTACAAAGGTGTCTTGGTGGATGGAAGAGAAGTTGCTGTGAAACAACTGAAGATTGGTGGTGGACAAGGGGAGCGTGAGTTCAGAGCAGAAGTTGAAATTATTAGCAGAGTACATCATCGCCATTTGGTTTCTCTTGTAGGTTATTGTATATCTGATCATCAAAGGCTGCTAGTCTATGATTATGTTCCAAACGATACCCTTCATTATAATCTTCATG GTGAAGGCAGGCCTGTTATGTCTTGGGAAATGAGAGTCAAGGTTGCAGCTGGTGCTGCTCGAGGAATTGCTTACTTACATGAAGACT GCCATCCTCGCATTATTCACAGAGATATCAAGTCATCAAACATCCTTCTGGATAACAATTATGAAGCTCAG GTTGCAGATTTTGGGCTTGCAAAGTTAGCACTGGATTCAAATACACATGTAACAACACGAGTAATGGGAACCTTTGG ATATATGGCTCCAGAGTATGCCACAAGTGGCAAATTGACTGAAAAGTCAGATGTTTATTCTTTTGGTGTTGTACTTTTAGAGCTAATCACCGGCCGCAAACCTGTGGATGGGTCTCAGCCATTAGGCGATGAGAGCTTAGTAGAATGG GCCCGACCACTGCTTACCCAAGCACTTGATACCAATAACTTTGAGGAGCTGGTAGATTCGAGACTGGAACAAAATTACAAGGACATTGAGTTGTTTCGCATGATTGAGGCAGCTGCTGCTTGTGTACGTCATTCTGCTACAAAAAGACCACGAATGGGACAG GTGGTGAGAGCCTTAGATTCAATGGATGACATCTCGGACCTCAACAATGGAGTTAAACCAGGCCAAAGTGAAGTTTATGATTCAGCGCAACAGTCTGCGCAAATTCGAATGTTTCAGAGGATGGCATTTGGCAGTCAAGATTACAGTACTGATTTCTTTGATCGAAGTCATAGCAGCTGGGGGAGTAGAGAGCACAGAGACCGCTCGCGGACTCAGTCTCAGAGTAGCTTTGGTAGTAGAGAAAACAGAGACCAAACTCAGAGAAGCTGGGCGGGTAGAGAGCATGATAATGGGAGTCGAAGTACAACAATAGACATGAACAGATCTGGGGTATGGAACCACTGA